The proteins below come from a single Candidatus Flexicrinis affinis genomic window:
- a CDS encoding response regulator transcription factor, which produces MSARILVADSNSLSVIGAETVLLRRAQTTLSRAENGSDLIAKATSEQPHIILLGDRFDPLIDTLALVEQLRHAVPPAHIIVMGTLSDGLLIRDLLAAGAKGYLMVGDDLNICLPVAVDMALRGWPYLSPTANAEYLTAMQSPLRDWKLDAEARAVLRLLAQGLHVSDIARQMDVPLRRIYWVRQKLRRRFGVQTNEHLISMAIQEGFAFPSN; this is translated from the coding sequence ATGTCAGCGCGAATCCTGGTCGCAGACAGCAACAGCCTGAGCGTCATCGGCGCGGAAACCGTTCTTCTGCGGCGAGCCCAAACAACACTCAGCAGGGCCGAAAACGGCAGCGATCTGATCGCGAAAGCCACGTCGGAGCAGCCCCATATCATCCTCCTGGGGGATCGCTTCGATCCGCTCATCGACACGCTGGCGCTGGTCGAGCAACTTCGACACGCTGTGCCACCTGCGCACATCATCGTCATGGGAACACTGAGCGACGGACTGCTGATCCGCGACCTGCTCGCGGCCGGGGCGAAAGGCTACCTGATGGTCGGCGACGATCTGAATATCTGTCTGCCTGTGGCCGTCGATATGGCACTGCGGGGGTGGCCATACCTCTCGCCAACCGCGAACGCCGAGTACCTGACCGCGATGCAGTCCCCGCTGCGCGACTGGAAGCTCGACGCGGAAGCCCGCGCCGTGCTGCGGCTACTCGCGCAAGGCTTGCATGTCAGCGACATCGCCCGGCAGATGGACGTGCCGCTGCGGCGCATCTATTGGGTGCGCCAGAAGCTGCGCCGGCGCTTCGGTGTCCAGACCAACGAGCACCTGATCAGCATGGCCATTCAGGAAGGCTTCGCATTCCCGTCCAACTGA
- a CDS encoding SBBP repeat-containing protein: protein MAVRTKTATILILALAFMGSISAASAAGSITAPVNTIGDELTVAQMDLAAVFEENRGQVKSDARYITRAGALNLSFTETGVGFGVLTGITDDESPACDCPYSTLPRGTVHTYGLSLTFAGARPDTQLAGELETGGITSYFKGQPDEWVTGVPNYSRLRYAALYDGIDAVFYTTAARLQYDFIVAPNADPSQIRLRFDPVDSIHIDESGDLILSFGDDSLAMNAPFTYQLIDGNQQVVASRFVIDGDDVVFEVGDYDRTRELVIDPVIEYVGFLGGLNVDRANDVTVDQYGHVYIVGSTSSNDGSFPYVGGPLGTPAGGTTFVAKLTLSGTGFEYIAFIGGSSEGSGIVVDSSGSAYVAGTVNSGYAFPGVVGPDLTANGMEDAFVAKINPEGTALVFAGFIGGQIWDYGYDVAIDSDLNVYVTGYTVSVYRGFPNVVGPYFAPVNPGSSGHLAFITKVVASGESLAYSGYLGGIDDSWGRGVAVDLDGSAYVVGNAYGDWDPPGVPVFSPDPTVGNNSGDVAFVAKVNPEGTGLEYLAFLDGIAWDVVVDADEHVYFVGSVYDRYPPHTFPASVGPKLILDNQYDGFIAKLHPSGTSFIYGGYIGGPRGEYAYGVAVDSSGIAYVTGVTLSGGSQYPVKGGPYSSGNGAGDIWVVKVKADGTGLLSAGYYGEENRDEGEGIAVDGQGNIYIVGHTVSRYLETFGPWPYLTFNGGTYDAVILKIVPNLPPLELMNGGFETEGIDPNSADGWIGKGLLAKDRRRCTSPSKVIGTVEGDCIFEFSSGLPTTVSRKIQQKIPMSGWSETGEKVHLVIHASAKNLSDGAKIVLKSKYATGQSKKTVVAIPTGTYDYAPIHVEAPLKHSMDKVVLVLGAYTASGRLRVDDLTLEIVAPTSERELLPVPPPVSGVDTFRRTAP from the coding sequence GTGGCTGTTCGCACAAAGACCGCGACAATCCTGATTCTTGCCTTAGCCTTCATGGGTTCGATAAGCGCAGCGTCCGCAGCCGGGTCCATCACGGCGCCGGTCAATACAATCGGGGACGAACTGACCGTCGCGCAGATGGACCTTGCCGCGGTATTCGAAGAGAACCGGGGTCAGGTGAAGTCCGACGCGCGATACATCACGCGCGCAGGCGCCCTCAATCTTTCGTTCACCGAAACCGGCGTTGGTTTCGGAGTGCTGACCGGGATCACCGACGACGAGTCACCCGCGTGCGATTGTCCGTACTCCACGTTGCCCAGAGGCACCGTCCACACCTACGGGTTGTCGCTCACATTCGCCGGCGCACGGCCAGATACCCAATTGGCCGGCGAACTGGAGACGGGTGGAATCACCAGTTACTTCAAAGGCCAACCGGATGAGTGGGTCACTGGCGTGCCGAACTACTCACGCCTGCGCTACGCCGCGCTTTACGATGGTATCGACGCCGTGTTCTACACCACGGCGGCGCGCCTCCAGTACGATTTCATCGTCGCCCCAAACGCGGACCCGTCTCAGATCCGACTGCGCTTCGACCCGGTCGACTCCATCCACATCGACGAGTCGGGCGACCTGATTCTCTCGTTCGGTGACGACTCGCTCGCCATGAACGCGCCCTTCACGTACCAGCTTATCGACGGAAACCAACAAGTCGTCGCGAGCCGGTTCGTGATCGACGGCGACGACGTCGTCTTCGAAGTTGGCGATTATGACCGCACACGTGAACTCGTGATTGATCCGGTGATCGAATACGTCGGGTTCTTGGGTGGGCTCAACGTAGACCGAGCCAACGACGTGACGGTCGACCAGTATGGACACGTCTACATTGTCGGCAGCACGTCGAGCAACGATGGGAGTTTTCCCTATGTCGGCGGTCCGCTAGGCACCCCTGCCGGTGGGACTACCTTCGTCGCCAAGCTCACTCTTTCAGGGACGGGGTTCGAGTATATCGCGTTCATCGGCGGGTCAAGCGAAGGGTCCGGTATCGTTGTAGATAGTTCCGGCAGCGCGTATGTTGCAGGCACAGTCAATTCAGGCTATGCCTTCCCTGGCGTCGTCGGGCCAGATCTCACTGCAAACGGTATGGAGGATGCCTTCGTTGCCAAGATCAACCCGGAGGGTACGGCGTTGGTATTTGCCGGCTTTATCGGTGGTCAGATCTGGGACTACGGCTATGACGTCGCAATCGACAGCGACCTGAACGTGTACGTAACGGGCTACACAGTGTCGGTGTATCGCGGCTTTCCAAATGTTGTCGGCCCGTACTTTGCACCAGTTAATCCCGGATCTTCAGGTCACCTAGCATTTATCACAAAGGTAGTCGCCTCGGGGGAGTCGCTCGCGTATTCGGGATACCTCGGCGGCATCGATGATTCTTGGGGCAGAGGGGTCGCGGTCGATCTGGACGGCAGTGCCTACGTAGTGGGCAATGCGTATGGTGATTGGGACCCGCCGGGCGTGCCGGTATTCAGTCCTGATCCTACTGTTGGCAACAACTCAGGAGACGTGGCATTCGTCGCCAAAGTAAACCCGGAAGGAACTGGACTGGAGTACCTTGCCTTTCTGGATGGGATTGCGTGGGATGTCGTGGTCGATGCTGACGAGCACGTATACTTCGTTGGCAGTGTCTACGATCGCTATCCCCCACACACCTTTCCAGCTTCGGTAGGACCTAAGCTGATTCTCGACAATCAATACGACGGGTTTATCGCTAAGCTCCACCCGTCCGGTACCTCGTTCATCTACGGCGGGTACATCGGGGGTCCAAGAGGAGAGTATGCCTATGGCGTTGCAGTTGATTCGTCTGGTATCGCATACGTCACCGGGGTAACCTTAAGCGGCGGTTCACAGTATCCAGTGAAAGGCGGACCCTACTCTTCTGGCAACGGGGCCGGCGACATATGGGTCGTCAAGGTGAAGGCCGACGGAACCGGCTTGCTGTCGGCGGGCTATTATGGCGAAGAAAACCGTGACGAAGGCGAAGGAATTGCGGTGGATGGCCAAGGCAACATTTACATCGTCGGCCATACGGTGTCTCGGTATCTCGAAACGTTCGGACCATGGCCCTATCTGACCTTCAACGGCGGGACGTATGACGCCGTAATCCTCAAGATTGTGCCGAATCTACCACCGCTGGAGCTCATGAACGGCGGCTTCGAGACCGAAGGCATTGACCCGAATTCGGCGGACGGGTGGATCGGAAAGGGATTGCTCGCCAAAGATCGCCGGCGCTGCACATCACCGTCAAAAGTGATCGGCACGGTTGAAGGCGACTGCATCTTCGAATTCAGCAGCGGCCTGCCGACTACCGTCAGCCGCAAAATCCAGCAGAAGATCCCAATGTCGGGGTGGAGCGAAACAGGCGAGAAGGTGCATCTCGTAATTCACGCTTCGGCAAAGAATCTCTCTGACGGCGCGAAGATCGTCCTCAAGTCCAAGTATGCAACCGGGCAGTCAAAGAAGACCGTCGTCGCAATCCCGACCGGAACGTACGACTACGCTCCAATTCATGTTGAGGCACCATTGAAACACTCTATGGACAAGGTCGTCTTGGTACTCGGCGCCTACACCGCTTCCGGCCGGCTTCGAGTAGATGACCTAACGCTCGAGATCGTGGCGCCCACCAGCGAACGCGAGCTGCTGCCTGTTCCGCCCCCGGTCTCCGGTGTTGACACGTTCCGGCGTACGGCTCCGTGA
- a CDS encoding tetratricopeptide repeat protein, giving the protein MNPSQPVLRIDLNSLEVHKGGEIIRLSRTEWNLLRVLIEHKNQPLSHEFLLQTVWGDGYGKESNYLHSFVGQLRKKLGVGTGDPQYIMTLPRVGYKWVEQADSEVHPQFAAARQPDRRSLLPAALTSFIGRERERGLLERMLRKRDIRLISLTGPGGIGKTRLSLEVAEHLANDQFFADGIHFIALETIDTADLVVGTIARTFGIREKLGEDVLSSLKRHLRDKDLLLILDNFERVHSAAEHILEILKAASSVKVLVTSQEKLNLYGEHNFEVPPLSLASDPDIAGDENVALSEAVQLFVDRAQAVHPYFEITADNVAIVQQLCDRLDGLPLAIELAAVQSKRFAPQELLAKLDSQLSVLVDGQSNLPPRHQTLRAAIDWSYQLLDTQERKLFVALSIFNGSFSPSTAAAVCASDANQAARVPQKLLSLQDKSLLTSQSDDVYGETRYTMLGSFREFAGQLLGRRETEELGRRHADYYVGLLEQTNHVPPDQRMGWLARDVGNFRAALRWALTNRAGETALRLAVGMYELWQHMGMLREGKQWLFDALDATQHLTTPLRARALYCAAALADWLGEYQIVQSLYRESLRLYEASGDAAGVSSALLVLASALINQGDFVEGRELSEQALRVAHDNQNPSGIAFALNNLGMVATYQGDALKAREYYQEMLSLWQSLNYSQGTAWALTGLSWAELLHGNYSEAQKHIDRSLELHRQSGDLLSSALALACDGWIALYTADVDAAVQKLSNCLALCRELGLVNLSVWPLVGLGRSALFLGNPAQARHWCEEALRLCKDLNFPPMTPWVYIAFGKLYRLERDVESAFDYLDRALTLSHKRGDNNALTAALEEFAAHFADQGHVKLAVQLYGFADQSRVTHGLPLSLIDRAEYDEVTTALRANKHADWNANWQVGRSLRWSDVTALIYDRRIGFDQGIGQ; this is encoded by the coding sequence ATGAATCCAAGCCAACCTGTACTCAGAATTGATCTGAATTCGCTTGAGGTGCACAAAGGCGGGGAGATAATCCGACTCAGTCGTACCGAATGGAATCTGCTTCGTGTCTTGATTGAGCACAAGAATCAACCGCTGTCACACGAGTTCCTGTTGCAGACCGTTTGGGGTGACGGTTACGGGAAAGAGAGTAACTATCTACATTCCTTCGTGGGACAGCTGCGAAAGAAACTCGGTGTCGGCACAGGGGATCCACAGTACATCATGACCCTGCCGAGGGTGGGATACAAGTGGGTTGAGCAAGCCGACTCAGAGGTGCATCCTCAGTTTGCGGCGGCAAGACAACCGGACCGCCGCAGTCTTCTACCCGCTGCCCTGACGTCATTCATTGGTCGCGAACGAGAACGCGGATTGTTGGAGAGGATGCTTCGGAAGCGCGACATACGCCTGATCTCGCTCACGGGGCCTGGCGGCATCGGCAAGACGCGGCTTTCGCTTGAGGTCGCTGAACACCTGGCGAATGATCAGTTCTTCGCTGATGGAATTCACTTCATTGCCCTCGAAACGATCGATACGGCCGATCTTGTCGTGGGCACCATTGCGCGCACATTCGGAATTCGAGAGAAACTCGGCGAGGACGTGCTGTCGTCCCTCAAGCGGCATTTGCGCGATAAGGACTTGTTGCTCATTCTCGATAATTTCGAGCGCGTTCACTCAGCCGCAGAGCACATTCTCGAGATTCTCAAAGCTGCATCGAGTGTGAAAGTTCTGGTGACGAGCCAGGAGAAACTGAACCTTTACGGTGAGCACAATTTCGAAGTGCCCCCGCTTTCACTGGCTTCCGATCCCGACATTGCCGGTGACGAAAACGTCGCGTTGAGCGAAGCAGTGCAGCTCTTCGTTGATCGGGCGCAAGCGGTACACCCCTACTTTGAAATCACCGCCGACAACGTCGCGATCGTTCAGCAACTGTGTGACCGGCTAGACGGACTGCCGCTGGCCATAGAACTGGCCGCCGTCCAAAGCAAACGGTTTGCACCGCAGGAGCTGCTGGCAAAGCTGGACAGCCAACTATCAGTACTCGTTGACGGACAGTCCAATCTCCCGCCACGCCATCAGACACTGCGGGCGGCAATCGACTGGAGTTACCAACTGCTTGACACGCAAGAACGCAAGCTCTTTGTCGCCCTCAGCATCTTCAACGGGAGCTTTTCGCCCTCCACAGCTGCGGCCGTATGCGCCAGCGACGCCAATCAAGCTGCGCGTGTTCCACAAAAGCTTCTGTCCCTCCAAGACAAGAGTCTGCTGACCTCGCAATCGGATGACGTCTACGGCGAAACACGCTATACGATGTTGGGTTCGTTTCGTGAGTTCGCCGGTCAGCTGCTCGGCCGGCGCGAAACAGAGGAACTAGGCCGTCGTCACGCAGACTACTACGTGGGGCTGCTGGAACAGACGAATCACGTTCCGCCCGACCAACGCATGGGGTGGCTTGCTCGTGATGTGGGCAACTTCCGCGCTGCGCTGCGGTGGGCGCTCACAAACAGGGCCGGTGAGACGGCGCTGCGCCTCGCGGTCGGCATGTATGAGCTTTGGCAGCATATGGGCATGCTGCGTGAGGGGAAGCAGTGGCTCTTTGATGCGCTCGACGCCACACAGCATCTCACCACTCCTTTGCGCGCCCGTGCCCTGTATTGCGCTGCTGCGCTCGCGGATTGGCTTGGCGAGTATCAGATCGTTCAGAGCCTCTATAGAGAGAGCCTTCGCTTGTACGAAGCGTCTGGCGATGCCGCCGGTGTTTCGAGCGCACTGTTGGTCCTGGCCTCGGCGCTTATCAATCAGGGTGATTTTGTCGAAGGGCGCGAGCTTTCTGAACAAGCGTTGCGCGTTGCACATGACAACCAGAACCCGTCAGGCATCGCTTTCGCCCTCAACAATCTGGGCATGGTAGCGACCTATCAGGGAGATGCGCTAAAGGCACGGGAATACTATCAGGAGATGCTGTCCCTCTGGCAGTCGCTCAACTACAGCCAAGGGACGGCGTGGGCGTTGACCGGCCTGAGCTGGGCGGAATTGCTGCACGGAAATTACTCTGAAGCGCAGAAGCATATCGATAGAAGCCTGGAACTGCATCGGCAATCCGGGGATCTGCTGAGTTCGGCGCTGGCGCTTGCCTGCGACGGCTGGATCGCGCTGTATACGGCGGATGTCGACGCAGCCGTGCAGAAGTTGTCGAACTGTCTGGCGCTATGCCGGGAGCTGGGGCTGGTCAATCTGAGCGTCTGGCCGCTGGTCGGCCTCGGACGCAGCGCGTTGTTTCTGGGAAACCCGGCGCAGGCGCGGCACTGGTGTGAAGAAGCCCTGCGCCTCTGCAAAGATTTGAACTTCCCGCCCATGACTCCGTGGGTCTACATCGCCTTTGGAAAGCTCTACCGCCTGGAGAGGGATGTCGAGTCGGCGTTTGACTACCTCGATCGCGCGTTGACCCTCAGCCACAAGCGCGGGGACAACAATGCGTTGACCGCAGCGCTGGAAGAATTTGCTGCTCACTTCGCCGATCAGGGTCACGTGAAGCTGGCCGTGCAGCTCTATGGATTTGCAGATCAGTCGCGTGTAACTCACGGCCTGCCGTTGTCGCTGATCGACCGCGCAGAGTACGATGAGGTGACGACGGCTCTGCGGGCAAACAAGCACGCAGATTGGAACGCGAATTGGCAGGTTGGACGGTCACTGAGATGGTCGGACGTCACCGCGCTGATCTATGACCGGCGGATCGGATTTGACCAAGGCATCGGCCAATAG
- a CDS encoding response regulator transcription factor: MRPIRLAFISTNALTRSGIHQIMARSEPSIDVVCTVSDFPAAHLYLDDHPVDVILIDESLPRHTNLLLEVQSLCFEHFGVAVILILQRPTVSQVLKLLQVHGVRGILQRNDDLESYLAQAIILGKQRGTYLSPGISEFIDSQRRLPTGVSQRDIDVLRLLADGLDAKEIASHIGVRSHTVYRILQSLRALFNVQSNTHLIATAHQSGLLDTQGVEQASS; encoded by the coding sequence ATGCGACCGATCAGACTGGCTTTCATTTCGACCAACGCGCTTACGCGCAGCGGTATTCATCAGATCATGGCCAGGTCAGAGCCGTCGATTGACGTGGTTTGCACCGTGTCAGATTTTCCGGCTGCTCATCTGTATCTCGACGACCACCCGGTCGATGTGATCCTGATTGATGAGTCGCTGCCGAGGCACACGAATCTCCTGCTTGAAGTGCAGTCGCTCTGTTTCGAGCACTTCGGAGTCGCCGTGATCCTCATCCTGCAGCGGCCTACCGTCAGTCAGGTCTTGAAGTTGCTTCAAGTGCACGGCGTTCGCGGAATCCTGCAGAGGAATGACGATCTGGAGAGCTATCTCGCCCAGGCGATTATCCTGGGCAAGCAGCGCGGCACCTATCTGTCACCGGGGATCTCAGAATTCATCGATTCGCAGCGCCGCTTGCCGACTGGAGTGTCTCAACGTGACATTGATGTGCTCAGACTGCTGGCAGATGGCCTGGACGCGAAGGAAATCGCGTCACACATCGGAGTGAGAAGCCACACGGTGTATCGGATTCTCCAGTCGCTGAGGGCTCTGTTCAATGTGCAGAGCAATACACACCTGATAGCGACCGCACACCAGAGCGGGCTGCTGGATACGCAGGGCGTTGAGCAGGCGAGCAGTTGA
- a CDS encoding recombinase family protein has translation MATNRKKRQAPSPPRPGWAIYLRTSSDENQKPELSRERQRTMIQMSFLDSSDLPVHREYIDVLTGKDPRRKAYQEMLADARAGKFSHVVVERADRFGRDDTEALRAIDELHEYGIAVRFANAPDLDPMAPDDRVLVMLTFALARRESALMGLRVKGGLKAKRESGGYAGRAPDGYLNVRGQTEFDKRSDMGRISHWIEPDPERAHIWREAWALLLTRRLSLNEIAEALHAKGYSLRTGKPFVWVGQKGGRRPAIDQLMRAFTDWTYAGWVVSDCDGIAPKTIQGNWEPLVSTEEFEAGLAILERLQHDELDK, from the coding sequence ATGGCTACGAATAGAAAGAAGAGACAAGCACCGTCCCCACCCCGACCCGGATGGGCCATCTATTTGAGAACAAGCAGCGACGAGAACCAGAAGCCGGAACTCTCGCGAGAACGGCAGCGTACCATGATCCAGATGAGCTTTCTGGACTCATCCGATCTGCCAGTCCATAGGGAGTACATTGACGTGCTCACGGGCAAAGACCCGCGCCGCAAAGCCTATCAGGAAATGCTTGCTGATGCCCGTGCTGGCAAGTTCTCGCATGTGGTCGTCGAGCGCGCTGATCGGTTCGGACGGGATGATACTGAAGCACTGCGAGCGATTGATGAACTGCATGAATATGGGATTGCGGTGCGCTTTGCCAATGCGCCTGATTTGGACCCGATGGCCCCGGATGACCGGGTGCTGGTCATGCTCACCTTCGCGCTTGCCCGACGTGAGTCGGCGCTGATGGGTTTGCGGGTGAAGGGTGGCTTGAAAGCGAAGCGCGAGAGCGGCGGTTATGCTGGGCGCGCCCCGGACGGCTATCTCAACGTTCGCGGCCAAACCGAATTCGACAAACGCAGCGACATGGGACGCATCAGCCACTGGATCGAACCTGATCCAGAACGAGCGCATATCTGGCGAGAGGCTTGGGCGCTGCTTCTGACGAGACGCTTGTCTTTGAACGAGATCGCGGAGGCGCTGCACGCGAAAGGCTACTCCCTTCGTACAGGCAAGCCATTCGTCTGGGTAGGACAAAAAGGCGGACGGCGGCCAGCGATCGACCAACTGATGCGCGCCTTTACTGACTGGACATATGCCGGTTGGGTCGTAAGCGACTGCGACGGTATCGCACCCAAGACCATCCAGGGTAATTGGGAGCCGCTTGTTTCAACGGAGGAGTTCGAGGCAGGTCTAGCCATTCTCGAGCGGCTCCAGCACGATGAACTGGACAAGTAG
- a CDS encoding Stp1/IreP family PP2C-type Ser/Thr phosphatase translates to MTDLQPHVALACDAQSNTGRVRENNEDSVLLWARHDIALAVVADGMGGAVAGEEASRIAVQTIYQALLPTELQPSAPAHVVDPIVVGDKLKDVIAQANRAIVRQSDLHPHLRGMGTTVTSAFVHGTRAVIGHVGDSRAYLVQGDTGHIEQITVDHSFVEAMVLAGHITRAEAEDHPMRNILYRALGQSMDMDVDLYEVALDVGDRLILCSDGLTLHVHPEEIAEASLEESGPETIAKQLILLANERGGKDNVSVVVIAVLPAENGTGEQNSKVVMRGRQHTGPWVGSGVSVADLDPEQYSGDGRDPLSSS, encoded by the coding sequence ATGACGGATCTGCAGCCGCACGTTGCTTTGGCGTGCGACGCCCAGTCGAATACGGGTCGCGTACGTGAAAACAACGAGGATTCGGTCCTGTTGTGGGCGCGGCACGATATTGCCCTTGCGGTGGTGGCCGATGGCATGGGCGGGGCAGTCGCAGGCGAAGAAGCGAGCCGTATCGCCGTGCAGACGATCTATCAGGCGCTCCTGCCGACCGAGCTGCAACCCTCCGCGCCGGCGCACGTCGTCGACCCGATCGTCGTCGGCGACAAATTGAAGGACGTCATCGCGCAGGCCAACCGCGCTATCGTGCGTCAATCCGACCTGCATCCGCACCTGCGCGGGATGGGGACGACCGTGACGTCGGCGTTTGTACACGGCACGCGCGCAGTCATCGGCCATGTCGGTGACAGCCGCGCCTATCTAGTACAGGGCGATACCGGTCACATTGAACAGATTACCGTGGACCACAGCTTCGTCGAAGCGATGGTGCTTGCCGGTCACATCACGCGGGCTGAGGCAGAAGACCATCCGATGCGCAACATCCTGTATCGCGCGCTCGGGCAGTCGATGGATATGGACGTCGACCTGTACGAAGTGGCGCTGGATGTCGGAGATCGGCTGATTCTGTGCTCGGACGGGCTGACGCTGCACGTCCATCCGGAGGAAATCGCGGAAGCATCGCTCGAGGAGAGCGGCCCCGAAACGATTGCAAAGCAGTTGATCCTTCTGGCCAATGAGCGCGGCGGAAAAGACAACGTCAGCGTGGTGGTAATTGCCGTATTGCCAGCCGAAAACGGCACGGGCGAACAGAATTCCAAGGTGGTGATGCGCGGACGACAACACACTGGCCCGTGGGTCGGCAGCGGCGTGTCGGTCGCCGATTTGGATCCTGAACAGTATTCCGGCGACGGACGCGACCCACTGTCCTCATCGTAA
- a CDS encoding HAMP domain-containing histidine kinase — MSVDLKKARDHLTAIMQSARSGGTVDVGQLEVLGRMLDAVEAERTRAAIGTDLRSMMTENADFWKTAIHELRTPMTSIRGYSDMLAKPEMGGALSEMQLKLLGVVRANSRRMELLLADFSVLNKLRSGVLPIKPKLDTVKNVAMMVEKRVEPAIEELGRSFKADVPSGLPMLQTDGEHLSMALAKLVENGLRYSPAEGGKVELTAAAENAALHIIISDNGIGMNEAEVAQLGQPYFRADNEVVRSYKGSGLGVAIAYSLLAALGGSIRVTSTPGKGTRWTVQMPAMGVR; from the coding sequence ATGAGTGTCGATCTCAAGAAAGCGCGCGACCACCTGACGGCTATCATGCAGTCGGCCCGTTCCGGCGGGACGGTCGATGTGGGGCAGCTCGAAGTGCTCGGGCGGATGTTGGACGCGGTCGAAGCCGAGCGCACGCGTGCGGCGATCGGGACCGATCTGCGCTCGATGATGACCGAAAACGCGGACTTCTGGAAGACGGCTATCCACGAGCTGCGCACGCCGATGACCAGCATTCGCGGCTACTCGGACATGCTGGCCAAACCCGAAATGGGCGGCGCCCTGAGCGAGATGCAGCTCAAGCTGCTGGGCGTGGTGCGCGCCAACTCGCGGCGGATGGAACTGCTGCTGGCCGATTTCAGCGTGCTGAACAAACTGCGCAGCGGCGTGCTGCCGATCAAGCCCAAGCTCGACACGGTCAAGAACGTCGCCATGATGGTCGAGAAGCGGGTCGAGCCGGCGATCGAAGAACTCGGCCGGTCGTTCAAGGCGGATGTTCCGAGCGGGCTGCCGATGCTGCAAACCGACGGCGAACACCTGTCGATGGCGCTCGCCAAGCTGGTCGAGAACGGCCTGCGCTATTCGCCGGCGGAGGGCGGCAAGGTCGAACTGACCGCTGCTGCCGAAAACGCCGCGCTTCACATTATCATCAGCGACAACGGCATCGGCATGAACGAGGCGGAAGTGGCACAGTTGGGCCAGCCGTACTTCCGGGCCGATAACGAAGTCGTGCGGTCCTACAAGGGAAGCGGCCTCGGCGTGGCGATCGCATACAGCCTGCTGGCGGCGCTGGGCGGTTCCATCCGCGTGACGAGCACGCCGGGTAAGGGTACACGCTGGACGGTACAGATGCCGGCGATGGGCGTGCGCTAG
- a CDS encoding PIG-L family deacetylase: protein MHVVLSPHSDDAPLSLGGRIHQLTASGQEVLIVTTMCGDPRPPIPDTPLIHELHARWDVGEAASVVRRREDEAAARVLGARIAFLDIPDCIYRVDADAAALYETGEAIFGPLHGADPARSGVPADLLDRIGQATDIYAPLAVGNHVDHQAVKQWSLSIAARLNGVRLWLYEDYPYSESAEAVDAALESTTGALSLLPFQLSAQDMRAKMDAIACYTSQISTFWASLEDMEARITAYFTRGGTRPPHERCWAYEGYWG, encoded by the coding sequence ATGCACGTCGTCCTCTCGCCACACTCGGACGATGCACCGCTCAGCCTCGGCGGGCGAATCCACCAGTTGACCGCGTCCGGGCAGGAGGTCTTGATCGTCACGACCATGTGCGGCGATCCGCGCCCGCCGATCCCCGATACGCCTCTGATCCATGAGCTGCACGCGCGCTGGGACGTGGGCGAGGCGGCCAGCGTGGTGCGGCGGCGCGAGGATGAAGCGGCGGCGCGCGTCCTCGGCGCACGCATCGCGTTTCTCGATATCCCCGACTGCATTTACCGTGTCGATGCGGACGCGGCGGCCCTGTATGAGACAGGCGAGGCGATCTTCGGGCCGCTTCACGGTGCGGACCCGGCCCGCAGCGGGGTCCCGGCCGACCTGCTCGATAGGATCGGGCAGGCGACCGACATCTATGCGCCGCTTGCGGTCGGTAACCATGTCGACCATCAGGCGGTGAAGCAGTGGAGCCTGTCGATTGCAGCCCGCTTAAACGGGGTGCGCTTGTGGTTGTACGAGGATTACCCGTACAGCGAGTCGGCCGAAGCGGTCGATGCCGCGCTTGAGTCGACGACCGGCGCGCTGTCGCTCTTGCCGTTTCAACTCTCCGCGCAGGATATGCGTGCTAAGATGGATGCGATAGCGTGTTACACCTCTCAGATCAGCACGTTTTGGGCGTCGCTGGAGGACATGGAGGCGCGCATTACAGCCTACTTCACCCGCGGCGGCACGCGGCCTCCGCACGAGCGGTGCTGGGCATACGAAGGGTATTGGGGATGA